CGTTTGACCTCCCAGTAGGCGGGTTGTGGGCTGCGGTCGGAAAACAGCAGTCCATTCATGTTGAAGTTGCCATCGCTCGGCACGTCATCGGGACCGTAATCGCCGCCGTAGGTCCAATAATTTCGGCCGCGCGCATCGCGTTCGAGCAGGCCCTGGTCGACCCAGTCCCAGATGAAGCCGCCAGAGAGAATGTCGTGCTCGCGGATTACGGTCCAGTACTCACGCAGGTTGCCGACGCTGTTGCCCATAGCGTGGGCATACTCGATCAGCAGGAATGGGCGATCGCCGTGTTCCTGGGCATATTTCTCCAGGTCCCAGTAGCGCCAGTACATACTCGAGTGGAAATCCGAGTGGCGCTCGCCCACGTCAGCCAGTTCACCCTCGGTCTCGTATTGCACCGGGCGGCTCGGGTCGGTCTTCTTGAGCCAGTGATAACCGGCACCGATGTTATCGCCGTCGCCCGCTTCGTTGCCGAGGGACCAGATCACCACGGATGCAAAATTCTTGTCGCGCTCGAACATGCGCTGCACGCGGTCGAGGTGGTGCGCGCGCCATTCGGGCTTGTCCGCCAGGGTCTTGTCGGGCGCATAGCCGAATCCATGAGTTTCCACGTTGGCTTCATCGACCACGTAGAGGCCGTACTCATCCGTCAATTCGTAGAAGCGCTCGGGAAACGGGTAGTGCGAAGTGCGCACCGCATTCATGTTGGCGGCCTTCATCATGCGGATGTCCGCGAGCAGGGTTTCCTCATCGACCACGTGGCCGGTGTCGTGGTGATGTTCGTGCAGGTTGACCCCTTTGAGCTTGACCGCCTTCCCGTTGATGCGGAAGACGCCGTTACGTATTTCGAGTTCGCGAAATCCCACCCGGTGCCGAAAAGCTTCGAGCACCGCGCCTTGCGCGTCGCGCAGCGACACAACGAGGGAATAGAGGTTGGGTGTCTCGGCGCTCCACGGGCGTATCCCGGGAACCTCTTCCGCCGGGAAATGGATGTCCCGCTCGCCGGGAGCGATGGTAACGCGGAGGGCGCTGAGCTCCCGGTTGCCGTCGAGCAGCTGTACTTCCAGAGCGGACGGTTGTTCCTCCGAACCCGTGCCGGCGAGCTGCACCTGCAGCGACAGCAGCCCGGTCTGGAAATCGTTGGTGAGCCCGGCGTTCACGGTAAAGTCGCGGATGTGTGTTTGCGGCCGCGCGCTCAGGTAGACGCCGCGGGTAATGCCCGACAGCGACCAAAAGTCCTGGTCCTCCAGATAGGAGCCGTTGCTCCAGCGGAACACTTGTATCGCGACGCTATTGGTACCGGATTGGAGTAGTGAAGTGATGTCAATTTCCGATGGCGTTTTGGACCCTTCGCTGTAGGCGGCGTACTGGCCATTCACCCACACATAGTAGGCGGAGGATGCCGCGCCGACGTGTAGGAAAACCTTTTGTCCGGCCCATTCTGCAGGCAGCTCGAAGCTGCGCAGGTAGCTGCCCACGGGGTTGTCGTGCTCGGGCGGGTTGGGCGGGTCCACGGTAAACGGGTATGGGATGTTGACGTAGATCGGGTAGCCGTAACCGTGGCGCTCCCAGTTGGCCGGAACCGGGATCTGTTCCCACTTTGCGGTGTCGAACCCGGGGGCGGCAAAGCCCTGCGGGCGCTCCGCGGGTGTGGCGCTATAGTGGAATTTCCACAGCCCGTTCAGCGATAGCTGCCGCGGGTTATCTCCTCCTGTCAGCGCTTGTGCCGCATCGGGGTAGGCGGTGAAGTGCGCGCGCGGCGGCATGACACCCTCGCGGATCACTGTGGGGTCTTTCCAGTGTGCGCCCGGTAGGTCTTGTACCGCGGCCTCCCGGTCTGCGCAGGCGACCAGTAGCAGGGGCAGCAGGATCTGGTGCAGACGGGGCATGGGGGGCTCCTTATGTTTCGGTTGGCAGGCGAAAAAAGGCCGGCACTAGTGTGCCGGCCAAGGGTGACGCGGTGAGAGCCATGCCCGCTGGGGCTGGGAGTGTCCGCGCGGTGAAAGGATGCTTTTTTTGGCCTAGCGGAAGTTGAAGTCTTTCTTGAAAGACAGCACCACTTCCCGCGGCCGGTTGTAGCTCGGCATATTCACGTAGCGTCCGACATCGGACCAGGTGCCGTTGCTGCCGAAACGCCAGTCGTAGCCGCTGTCGATCCAGCCCGCATTGCGGTCATCCCAGAGGTTGTACACGCTGAGTGTCGCCGTCCAGCTGTTTTCCTGCCACAGGCCAGCGGTGAGTGAGGCTTCCTTGCGGTCTTTAATAAGTGGGCGGCCCCACTGGGCGTTCCACCAGTCGTGGTTCATGGCTTCGGTCCAGCTGTGGTCGTAGCGGATCCAGCCGCCGATATCGCCAAACAGTTCCGGCACACTGTATTCCGCTCCCAGCCACCACTTGCTCGGCGGTGCCAGCGCCAGGCCTTGCCCCTTGGAGGCAATTAGCCAGTCTTGCGATGGATCAATTTCCGGGGCGGCATCGCTCAGGTAGAAGTCGTCGAGAATTTTCGAGCTGCTGCGGGCATAAGAACCCTCGAGCTTGAAGTTTTCGGTCATCTGGTAGGTCATGGTGGCTTCGATACCCGTTGCCTCGGCATCGCCGGCATTGACATGGCCGCTGACTTCCCAGAAGTAGGGGTCGCCAATATTGCGCTGCATATCCTCCCATTTCATCAGGTAGGCGGACAGGTTGAGCTGCAGGGAATTGTCCAGCCACTGGCTCTTCAGGCCGATCTCGTGGTTGAGCAGTTTGTCCGCACCGTATTCTTCTGGCAGCACACTTTCCCGACGGATCTGGGAGTTGGCACCGCCGAGCCGGAAGCCTTCACTGTAGGTCGCATAGACCATGCGATCATCGTCGATGTGGTAGTTGAGGCTGAGCTTGTACACCGTATCGCTGTCGACGCCCTGGAAGATGTCCAGCGGCAGGTAGTAACCGCGTGGCCAGAACTTCTGCTCGCTGCGGTCGCGGTCGTACTCGAACCAGCGCGCACCCACACCGGCCACCAGCTTTTCGGTAAGGTCGTAGCTCATTTCACCAAACACGGCCGTTTGCGTGGTCTTGGCGTTGTAGACTTCACCGTAGTAGTCATTGGTTTCCGGTACGTCGTACCAGTAATTGACGTACTGCCAGGAAGGGGTTTCGGTGTAGTTTTCAACCCGCCAGTACCAGTCCCAGAAGTCATCGGTCTCTTCATAAAACGCACCGGCCATCCACTGCAGGCGGCTGTCGCCCATGGAGGCGAGGCGGATTTCCTGGGATACGCGCTTGCCAGTCTGGTCGTTCACGCGCTGTTCGTCTTGGAAGGCGGTGTCGTACCAGGTGCTGTAGTAACCGAATTCCCCATCCTGTACCCGCTTGGCGCGGATCTGCGCATCGAGGCTGTTGTCGAACTCGTAGTACACCTCGCGGTCGAGGAAAGAGCTGGTCATGGTCAGCTCGGCGAAGCCCAGGTCACCTTTAAAGGTGAGGCCTGCAGCCCACCAGTCATCGGTGCGCTCGTCCTTGAAAAAGCGCACGATTTCCAAATCGCCTTCTGCGGGGTCTGACTTCCAGTCGCCAGTGGAGCGCTGGGACTGCTGCATGACCATCAATTCCGCATCCCAGTCCTCATTGATGGTCCACAGAGCACTGATGCGGGCGCCGCTCTGGTACCAGTCATTGAAGTCCTCTTCGACAACATCGCTGTTGAGCTCATCGGTGAAGACATTTTTGCCCTCAACGTTATCGATATAACCGGCGGACTTGGTGTCATAGGCGACGAGTCGCACGCTCAGTGTATCGGTCACCAGCGGCAGGTTGAGCCAGGCTTCCGCGGTGTGGCCGGTCTCGCCTTCCTTGACGCTGGTGGCGTCGACCTTCACGGAGCCATAGGTACCGCTGTGGTCGGGCTTGTTGGTAATGATGCGCAGGGCGCCGGATTGCGAGCTGGAACCGAACAGGGTGCCCTGAGGACCCGGCAATGCCTCGACACGCTGGATGTCGACCATGCGCGGATCCACCTGCTGGGTGGGCGACGTCATGGGAATTTCATCGAGGTAAACAGCGGCGGAAGAGTCGGTGCGCCACTCGCCGGTGCCGGTACTGATGCCGCGGAACACGACCTCATTGCGCCCCGGCGTTTCGGCCACGGCAGACATGCTGGGGATTGCCTTGAGGTAATCCTGCATATTTTTAAAGCCGAGCTTCTCGATCTGCTCGGTGGTGAATGCCTGGATGCTCTGCGGCAGGTCCTGCATGTCCATTTCGCGCTTGGTGGCAGTAACGGTAATTTCCTCTACCGCTACGTAATTGCTCTCTTGTTCATCGCTCGCGACCTCGTCTTCGGCGAACGCTGCCATTGAGGTCAGCGATGAGGCCATGGCGAGGCTGATTGCCGCGGCCAGGGGCCTGCGTGCGGGGGGAATTGCCCGGAGTTTCATGTCTGTTCTCCTCGGGTGCGTTTATTGTAGTGCTCTCCCCCACGATCAAAGCTGCGGTCGCTAGGGGCTGCGGATTTATCATATAATTGAGCTCCGGGAATTACCCGTGACAAAAATTTCAGCGGTGGTGAGGAAATTTCACCTATCTGGTGTGTCAACTCTGGAATAGTGGAAGCCTCGACCGGTACTTAGCAGGCCTGTGTAACATGGAATTTGATGCCCCCTTCAAAATGCTCGAGCTGCGCGACTGCAGTGAGCTACACGCTTGTATCGCTGCCGCACCGCAGTCCGAATGGGAGACTAACCGCCTGCGCCAGCAAACCTTCGATGTGCACTACCAGACCCAATCTCTGGTGATGCTGTTTATTAGTTGTAACCCTTGGCCGCAGGCAGAAATCTACCGCGAGGATGGCTGGGGCAGGCTCGCAAGTGCCGCCTTGCCGCTGATGCGTGAGGTTATCGAGCAGCACTATGAGCCGGGCGGAATCGTGCTGCGCGCCATGGCGGCGAAGTTGGTGCCTGGGGGGATCATCAAGCCCCATGTAGATGCGCACCCGTCATTTCGCCACGCACACCGCATTCATATCCCGATCACCTCCAATGCCAAGGTGCGCTTCAATATTGGTGGGCGCCCGTATCGCTTTGAGGTGGGCAAGGTCTATGAACTGAACAACCAGTTACAGCACAGTGTTATGAATCGCGGTAGTGAGGACCGGATCACCTTTATCTTTGATTACCTGCCGCCCACTAAACGCGGACAAATTGCCGCATCTGGCGTGACAAGTCTCTGGTAAGCGCATTCTCGAGATGCGGTGTGGTGTGGTGTTGCGGTGAGTGGTGGATTTTTCTCAACCGCAGGAGAATTTTCCTCAGTTGAACAAATGGGGAGAGGGTGAGGATACTCGGCGTCGCCAGGGTGAGCGGTGCCAGCCGGGTGTCGAGACGTTGCTCGCTGTGTTGAGTATTTCCTGGCCACAACAATAATCAATCAGGAATAAGCGATGAAAAAACGAATCTCCACAGGGGGCCTGTTGGTTGCCCTGTTACTTATTGTCACGGCAATACCCGCATCTGCACTCACCGTTTCCCCGGATGATAGCGGCATTCGCTATACCGGCCGCTGGAACTTCGATAACCCGCAGGAGCCCTGGATTGGCTGGCAGGGGTCAACCATAGAAATTCAGTTTCAGGGCTCCAGTATCAGCGCGGACCTGAACCCCGGCGACAGCCACGAGTACTTTCGCGTGATTTTAAACGGTGTCCCGTCTGAGCAGCTGATCCGCCTGGAGCCGGGGCGTACCACGGTGACGCTGGCATCTGGCCTGGCGACAAACCAGTCGCACCATCTGGTGTTGATGAAGGAAACCTTTTATGGCACCAACAGTGTCTTCTACGGTTTCGATATCGCCAATGGCGTAGTGCAGACGTTGCCGCCACGCCCGGCTCTGCGCATTGCCTATTTCGGCGATTCGAACATGGACGGCACTTCTCTCTATAGTGAAAAAGACCAGCAGGGCAATGATCCGCTATCGAGTGAGTCGGGCACCTACTACGCCTATCCTGCCACCGTCGCGCGTATGCTCGGGGCGGAAATGCATCTGCAAGCTGCGGGCGGAGCGACCCTCTCTGGGCCCGGTGACAATACGGTTGCCAAGTTTATTTACTCACCGGACTGGTACAACCAGGATCAGAATTACCGCAGCGGCTTCAACCCGCACGTCATTGTGGTCAATGCCGGCGCTAACGATATCAGCGGTATCAAGGGCAAGCAGCAAAAGAGCAAAGTGAAGGACCGCTTCAGGCTGGTAGTCAGCGAGCTGCGCAATGTGTACGGCGAAACGCCGCATATTGTGTTGTATAACGCCTATGGCTGGGACCTGGACGAGCCGGCCAACTACACCCATGAACTCATCAGCGAAATCGGTGGAAAAATTTCCGTGATGCTTTACCCGTGGATGTGGGAGCAGTGGCACGGTTCCATGGTCGAGCACGCGGG
The nucleotide sequence above comes from Microbulbifer salipaludis. Encoded proteins:
- a CDS encoding TonB-dependent receptor encodes the protein MKLRAIPPARRPLAAAISLAMASSLTSMAAFAEDEVASDEQESNYVAVEEITVTATKREMDMQDLPQSIQAFTTEQIEKLGFKNMQDYLKAIPSMSAVAETPGRNEVVFRGISTGTGEWRTDSSAAVYLDEIPMTSPTQQVDPRMVDIQRVEALPGPQGTLFGSSSQSGALRIITNKPDHSGTYGSVKVDATSVKEGETGHTAEAWLNLPLVTDTLSVRLVAYDTKSAGYIDNVEGKNVFTDELNSDVVEEDFNDWYQSGARISALWTINEDWDAELMVMQQSQRSTGDWKSDPAEGDLEIVRFFKDERTDDWWAAGLTFKGDLGFAELTMTSSFLDREVYYEFDNSLDAQIRAKRVQDGEFGYYSTWYDTAFQDEQRVNDQTGKRVSQEIRLASMGDSRLQWMAGAFYEETDDFWDWYWRVENYTETPSWQYVNYWYDVPETNDYYGEVYNAKTTQTAVFGEMSYDLTEKLVAGVGARWFEYDRDRSEQKFWPRGYYLPLDIFQGVDSDTVYKLSLNYHIDDDRMVYATYSEGFRLGGANSQIRRESVLPEEYGADKLLNHEIGLKSQWLDNSLQLNLSAYLMKWEDMQRNIGDPYFWEVSGHVNAGDAEATGIEATMTYQMTENFKLEGSYARSSSKILDDFYLSDAAPEIDPSQDWLIASKGQGLALAPPSKWWLGAEYSVPELFGDIGGWIRYDHSWTEAMNHDWWNAQWGRPLIKDRKEASLTAGLWQENSWTATLSVYNLWDDRNAGWIDSGYDWRFGSNGTWSDVGRYVNMPSYNRPREVVLSFKKDFNFR
- a CDS encoding SGNH/GDSL hydrolase family protein, which encodes MKKRISTGGLLVALLLIVTAIPASALTVSPDDSGIRYTGRWNFDNPQEPWIGWQGSTIEIQFQGSSISADLNPGDSHEYFRVILNGVPSEQLIRLEPGRTTVTLASGLATNQSHHLVLMKETFYGTNSVFYGFDIANGVVQTLPPRPALRIAYFGDSNMDGTSLYSEKDQQGNDPLSSESGTYYAYPATVARMLGAEMHLQAAGGATLSGPGDNTVAKFIYSPDWYNQDQNYRSGFNPHVIVVNAGANDISGIKGKQQKSKVKDRFRLVVSELRNVYGETPHIVLYNAYGWDLDEPANYTHELISEIGGKISVMLYPWMWEQWHGSMVEHAGQARLLAEHITNLGLGFSIVQPAEIFDGFGRNFDVANGSFEYAARTGFEAFGWRYVDDGVERVYDPAGAADGNYYIRLAVGDRVHQGGDATGDFQPGATSGGQTYVVRAMVRGTGTEPTAQIIADFEEQALYGRSNAQTRSFAVDGVWREYTATFTAPDGTWKTYINLKSAGGTVEFDDVRMSAQ
- a CDS encoding glycoside hydrolase family 2 TIM barrel-domain containing protein, with product MPRLHQILLPLLLVACADREAAVQDLPGAHWKDPTVIREGVMPPRAHFTAYPDAAQALTGGDNPRQLSLNGLWKFHYSATPAERPQGFAAPGFDTAKWEQIPVPANWERHGYGYPIYVNIPYPFTVDPPNPPEHDNPVGSYLRSFELPAEWAGQKVFLHVGAASSAYYVWVNGQYAAYSEGSKTPSEIDITSLLQSGTNSVAIQVFRWSNGSYLEDQDFWSLSGITRGVYLSARPQTHIRDFTVNAGLTNDFQTGLLSLQVQLAGTGSEEQPSALEVQLLDGNRELSALRVTIAPGERDIHFPAEEVPGIRPWSAETPNLYSLVVSLRDAQGAVLEAFRHRVGFRELEIRNGVFRINGKAVKLKGVNLHEHHHDTGHVVDEETLLADIRMMKAANMNAVRTSHYPFPERFYELTDEYGLYVVDEANVETHGFGYAPDKTLADKPEWRAHHLDRVQRMFERDKNFASVVIWSLGNEAGDGDNIGAGYHWLKKTDPSRPVQYETEGELADVGERHSDFHSSMYWRYWDLEKYAQEHGDRPFLLIEYAHAMGNSVGNLREYWTVIREHDILSGGFIWDWVDQGLLERDARGRNYWTYGGDYGPDDVPSDGNFNMNGLLFSDRSPQPAYWEVKRAYQPLRWQPVDLNRGLLRLHNDFDFSDTSGLDLHWSLRRNGEPVAGGTLTEATPIPARGNQVLELPLPRREPGYEYHLDLWAVQRDSSPLLPAGHEVARSQFPLPGSPTVAATAPLAVGAVTVMESPQALTLRAGGVEAVFNRSTGLLEQFGTEGDALLLSPLKPEFWRAPTDNDRGSDMPARAAAWRAPALQLYALERMPEAASGIRAHYRMLGTEGRHLGDWIAQYRLHGDGRLEVNNQVQRAPDTPPWPRVGMHTTLPADYDALRWFGRGPMENYADRQLAADVGIYHSSVAAQYVPYGRPQENGYKTDTRWLSLQNSQGEGLHIQGLPLLGFSAHHYLWQDFAYGNVPDAVNPRTGNVHVNAIAPRDLVSLHIDYAQMGVGGDNSWGAQPLRRYSLAGDAYRFGFIIQAQQADGYPLAVSGE
- a CDS encoding aspartyl/asparaginyl beta-hydroxylase domain-containing protein, which encodes MEFDAPFKMLELRDCSELHACIAAAPQSEWETNRLRQQTFDVHYQTQSLVMLFISCNPWPQAEIYREDGWGRLASAALPLMREVIEQHYEPGGIVLRAMAAKLVPGGIIKPHVDAHPSFRHAHRIHIPITSNAKVRFNIGGRPYRFEVGKVYELNNQLQHSVMNRGSEDRITFIFDYLPPTKRGQIAASGVTSLW